In the Ensifer adhaerens genome, one interval contains:
- a CDS encoding L-fuconate dehydratase: MTRITDLRVFDLRFPTSQSLDGSDAMNPDPDYSAAYVILDTDREGLAGHGLTFTIGRGNDICCMAIKAMAHLIVGQDTADILAHPGRFWRHLTSDSQLRWIGPEKGAMHLATGAVVNAVWDLLAKEAGKPVWRLVADMSPEEIADIVDYRYMTDVLTRDEAVAILSKAEPGKAQRIATLEKEGYACYTTSAGWLGYDDDKLRRLAQEAIDEGFNHIKMKVGRDLADDIRRLTIAREVIGPDRYLMIDANQVWEVGEAIDWVKQLAFAKPFFIEEPTSPDDVAGHRKIREAIGPVKVATGEMCQNRIMFKQFIAEGAIDIVQIDSCRMGGLNEVLAVLLVAAKYELPVWPHAGGVGLCEYVQHLSMIDYVAVSGTKEGRVIEYVDHLHEHFVDPCVIEDAAYMPPQRPGFSIEMKPQSIAEYTF, from the coding sequence ATGACCCGCATCACTGATCTGCGCGTCTTCGACCTGCGCTTTCCGACCTCGCAGAGCCTCGACGGTTCCGACGCGATGAACCCGGACCCGGATTATTCCGCGGCCTATGTCATCCTCGACACCGATCGGGAGGGGCTTGCGGGCCATGGTCTCACCTTCACCATCGGCCGCGGCAACGACATCTGCTGCATGGCGATCAAGGCCATGGCGCATCTGATCGTCGGCCAGGACACAGCAGACATTCTCGCCCATCCCGGCCGCTTCTGGCGGCACCTGACCAGCGACAGCCAGCTGCGCTGGATCGGCCCGGAGAAAGGCGCGATGCATCTGGCGACCGGCGCTGTCGTCAACGCCGTTTGGGACCTGCTCGCCAAGGAAGCGGGCAAGCCCGTGTGGCGGCTTGTCGCCGACATGTCGCCGGAAGAGATCGCCGATATCGTCGACTATCGCTACATGACCGACGTTTTGACGCGTGACGAAGCGGTCGCCATCCTCAGCAAGGCCGAACCCGGCAAGGCGCAGCGCATCGCGACACTCGAGAAGGAAGGTTATGCTTGCTACACGACGTCGGCGGGCTGGCTCGGCTATGACGACGACAAGCTCCGACGTCTCGCCCAGGAGGCGATCGACGAAGGCTTCAACCATATCAAGATGAAGGTCGGCCGAGACCTTGCCGACGACATCCGGCGACTGACGATCGCCCGCGAGGTAATCGGGCCGGACCGCTACCTGATGATCGACGCCAACCAGGTCTGGGAGGTCGGCGAGGCGATCGACTGGGTCAAGCAGCTCGCCTTTGCCAAGCCGTTTTTCATCGAGGAGCCGACTAGCCCCGACGACGTTGCCGGTCACCGCAAGATCCGCGAGGCAATCGGGCCGGTGAAGGTCGCAACCGGTGAGATGTGCCAGAACCGCATCATGTTCAAGCAGTTCATCGCCGAGGGCGCGATCGACATCGTCCAGATCGACTCGTGCCGCATGGGCGGTCTCAACGAGGTTTTGGCGGTGCTGCTGGTCGCGGCGAAGTACGAGCTGCCGGTCTGGCCGCATGCCGGCGGCGTTGGCCTTTGCGAATATGTGCAGCACCTGTCGATGATCGACTACGTCGCCGTCTCCGGCACGAAGGAGGGACGTGTCATCGAATATGTCGACCATCTGCACGAGCACTTCGTCGATCCCTGCGTGATTGAAGACGCAGCCTACATGCCGCCGCAACGGCCGGGCTTCTCCATCGAGATGAAGCCGCAATCGATCGCGGAATACACATTCTGA
- a CDS encoding L-rhamnose mutarotase, with translation MQRMGMVIGLEASKIAEYKALHAAVWPEILALISECNVTNYSIFLKEPENLLFGYWEYVGADFEADMAKMAAHPKNQEWWSVCMPCQKPLETRKEGEWWAMTEEVFHHDGKVSRNG, from the coding sequence ATGCAGCGGATGGGAATGGTGATCGGTCTCGAAGCCTCGAAGATCGCCGAATACAAGGCTCTGCACGCGGCCGTCTGGCCGGAGATCCTCGCGCTGATTTCCGAGTGCAACGTCACCAATTACTCGATCTTCCTCAAGGAGCCGGAAAACCTGCTCTTCGGCTATTGGGAGTATGTCGGCGCGGATTTCGAGGCGGACATGGCGAAGATGGCGGCACACCCGAAGAACCAGGAATGGTGGTCGGTCTGCATGCCCTGCCAGAAGCCGCTTGAGACGCGAAAGGAAGGAGAGTGGTGGGCGATGACGGAAGAGGTCTTCCATCACGACGGCAAGGTCTCCCGCAATGGCTGA
- a CDS encoding fumarylacetoacetate hydrolase family protein, with protein MKLLRYGLPGQEKPGILDANGTLRDLSGHVADFSGAALDPDKLAELKALDLAGLPAVDGNQRLGPCVAGTGKFICIGLNYSDHAAETGATVPSEPIIFMKATSAIVGPNDDLIIPRGSEKTDWEVELGVVIGRKAKYVSEAEALDYVAGYCTVHDVSERAFQIERQGQWTKGKSCDTFGPTGPWLVTKDEVPDPQNLPMWLKVNGETMQNGSSKTMVYGVAYLVSYLSQFMSLQPGDIISTGTPPGVGMGMKPPRYLRAGDVVELGIEGLGSQKQSVRADD; from the coding sequence ATGAAACTTCTTCGTTACGGCCTCCCGGGCCAGGAAAAGCCGGGCATCCTCGATGCGAACGGCACCTTGCGCGACCTTTCCGGCCACGTCGCCGATTTCTCCGGTGCGGCGCTCGACCCGGACAAACTCGCCGAACTCAAGGCGCTCGATCTTGCCGGTCTTCCGGCTGTAGACGGCAACCAGCGGCTCGGCCCCTGCGTGGCCGGTACCGGCAAGTTCATCTGCATCGGCCTCAACTATTCCGACCATGCCGCCGAGACGGGCGCCACGGTTCCCTCCGAACCGATCATCTTCATGAAGGCGACGTCGGCGATCGTCGGCCCGAATGACGACCTGATCATTCCGCGCGGCTCGGAGAAGACCGACTGGGAAGTGGAACTCGGCGTCGTCATCGGCCGCAAGGCGAAGTACGTCAGCGAGGCGGAAGCACTCGACTATGTCGCCGGCTACTGCACCGTGCACGACGTCTCCGAGCGTGCCTTCCAGATCGAGCGTCAGGGTCAGTGGACCAAGGGCAAGTCCTGCGACACCTTCGGCCCGACGGGCCCGTGGCTGGTGACGAAGGACGAGGTGCCGGATCCGCAGAACTTGCCGATGTGGCTGAAGGTCAACGGCGAAACCATGCAGAACGGCTCGTCGAAGACCATGGTTTACGGCGTCGCTTATCTCGTTTCGTACCTGTCGCAGTTCATGTCGCTGCAGCCGGGCGACATCATCTCCACCGGCACGCCGCCCGGCGTCGGCATGGGCATGAAGCCGCCGCGTTACCTTAGGGCTGGCGATGTCGTCGAACTCGGCATCGAGGGCCTCGGCAGCCAGAAGCAGTCCGTGCGCGCGGACGATTGA
- a CDS encoding SDR family oxidoreductase, translated as MTADLKGKVVLITAAAQGIGRASALAFAGAGAKVHATDINADALAALAREADIETHRLDVLDTGAVEALVAKIGAVDVLFNCAGFVHAGSILEMKDSDLEFALDLNVKAMIRTIRAVLPAMLQRKDGAIINMASVASSIKGVPNRFAYGVTKAAVIGLTKAVAADYVSEGIRCNAICPGTVESPSLQDRMRAQGDYETARAAFIARQPMGRLGTPEEIADLAVHLAGATYTTGQAYAIDGGWTI; from the coding sequence ATGACAGCGGATCTTAAAGGCAAGGTCGTCCTGATTACGGCTGCCGCCCAAGGCATCGGCCGCGCTTCGGCTTTGGCCTTCGCAGGGGCCGGCGCGAAAGTGCATGCTACGGATATCAACGCCGATGCGCTTGCCGCGCTCGCCAGGGAGGCCGATATCGAGACCCATCGGCTCGACGTCCTCGATACTGGGGCCGTCGAAGCGCTGGTCGCAAAGATCGGCGCTGTCGATGTGCTCTTCAATTGCGCCGGTTTCGTGCATGCCGGCTCAATCCTGGAGATGAAGGATTCCGACCTCGAATTCGCCCTCGACCTCAACGTCAAGGCGATGATCCGCACCATCCGCGCGGTCCTGCCGGCGATGCTTCAGCGCAAGGACGGCGCCATCATCAACATGGCTTCGGTCGCTTCCAGCATCAAGGGTGTGCCTAACCGGTTTGCCTATGGCGTCACCAAGGCGGCGGTCATCGGTCTCACCAAGGCCGTTGCCGCCGACTATGTCTCTGAGGGTATTCGCTGCAACGCGATTTGCCCCGGCACAGTCGAAAGCCCGTCGCTGCAGGACCGCATGCGCGCCCAGGGCGACTATGAAACGGCGCGCGCCGCCTTCATCGCCCGCCAGCCGATGGGCCGCCTCGGCACCCCGGAAGAGATTGCCGACCTTGCCGTCCATCTCGCTGGCGCCACCTATACGACCGGTCAGGCCTATGCCATCGATGGCGGCTGGACCATCTGA
- a CDS encoding mandelate racemase/muconate lactonizing enzyme family protein — protein MARIEKIELRMVDLPPKVKRTDAIQSFVSQETPIVTVTDSDGATGTGYSYTIGTGGSSVMRLLSDHLVPILIGEDADCIEAIWHRLEFATHATTIGPITALALAAVDTALWDLRAKKQKLPLWKLAGGAKESCPLYTTEGGWLHIEKDALVEDALAAKAKGFSGSKVKIGKPHGSEDYDRLSAMRKALGDGFEIMTDCNQGFTVDEAIRRASRLKELDLAWIEEPLPADDLDGHIRLTRLTPTPIAVGESMYSIRHFREYMQKGACSIVQVDVARIGGITPWLKVAHAAEAFDIPVCPHFLMELHVSLVCAVPNGKYVEYIPQLDDLTTKGMEIRNGRALAPSEPGIGISWDWDAVRARSIDEFTREFRG, from the coding sequence ATGGCAAGAATCGAGAAAATTGAACTGCGCATGGTTGACCTGCCGCCGAAGGTGAAGCGGACCGATGCGATCCAGAGCTTCGTCAGCCAGGAAACCCCAATCGTCACCGTCACCGACAGCGATGGCGCAACCGGCACCGGCTACAGCTACACGATCGGTACCGGCGGTTCGTCGGTGATGCGGCTTCTCTCCGATCACCTGGTGCCGATCCTGATTGGCGAAGATGCCGATTGCATCGAGGCGATCTGGCACAGACTAGAATTTGCGACCCACGCCACAACGATCGGCCCGATAACGGCGCTGGCACTGGCTGCTGTCGATACGGCCCTTTGGGACCTGCGCGCCAAGAAGCAGAAGCTGCCGCTCTGGAAGCTTGCCGGCGGCGCCAAGGAGAGCTGCCCGCTCTATACGACCGAGGGCGGCTGGCTGCACATCGAGAAAGATGCGTTGGTCGAAGACGCGCTGGCCGCCAAGGCCAAGGGTTTTTCCGGTTCGAAGGTGAAGATCGGCAAGCCGCACGGTTCCGAGGACTACGATCGTCTGTCGGCGATGCGCAAGGCGCTCGGCGACGGCTTCGAGATCATGACCGACTGCAACCAGGGCTTCACCGTCGACGAGGCGATCCGCCGGGCATCGCGGCTGAAGGAACTGGATCTTGCCTGGATCGAGGAGCCGCTGCCGGCCGATGATCTCGACGGCCATATCCGGCTGACGCGCTTGACGCCAACGCCGATCGCGGTCGGCGAATCCATGTATTCGATCCGTCATTTCCGCGAATACATGCAGAAGGGCGCCTGCTCAATCGTCCAGGTCGACGTTGCCCGCATCGGCGGCATCACGCCGTGGCTGAAAGTCGCGCATGCGGCGGAAGCCTTCGACATTCCGGTCTGCCCGCATTTTCTGATGGAGTTGCATGTCAGTCTGGTCTGCGCGGTGCCGAACGGCAAATATGTCGAGTACATTCCGCAGCTCGACGACCTGACGACCAAGGGCATGGAGATCAGGAACGGTCGCGCTTTGGCACCGTCCGAGCCGGGCATCGGCATTTCCTGGGACTGGGATGCCGTGCGTGCGCGCTCGATCGACGAGTTCACGCGCGAGTTTCGTGGCTAG
- a CDS encoding Gfo/Idh/MocA family protein yields MADNFDPGALRQWWPKPDKPRPIVIFGAGSIVGDAHLPAYRQAGFPVAGIYDPDHSKAAALADKWAIRAFDKEADALAVADALFDLATPPAAHAAILAKLPIGAAALIQKPMGSDLEAATAILDICRTRNLKAAVNFQLRFAPMMLALKDAIAKGYLGEVVDFDAWLALATPWGLWPFLKRLPRIEIAMHSIHYLDLVRGLLGNPLGVHAKTIGHPNHAVAQTRTAAILDYGDRVRCVLSVNHDHDFGRKFQACEFRISGTSGAAYVKLGVNLDYPKGEPDELWIKPAGGSEWVSVPLEGAWFPDAFVNRMANLQRFATGEDHELIGSVEDAWQTMALVEAAYQSSAAPATAIAPLPGR; encoded by the coding sequence ATGGCTGACAATTTCGATCCGGGCGCGCTCAGGCAGTGGTGGCCGAAACCGGACAAGCCGCGGCCGATCGTGATCTTCGGTGCCGGCAGCATCGTCGGCGACGCGCATCTGCCAGCCTATCGCCAGGCGGGTTTCCCGGTTGCAGGGATTTATGACCCTGACCACTCCAAGGCAGCAGCCTTGGCAGACAAATGGGCTATCCGCGCCTTCGACAAAGAGGCGGATGCGCTTGCGGTCGCCGATGCGCTCTTCGACCTTGCGACCCCGCCGGCGGCCCATGCAGCCATCCTCGCCAAGCTGCCGATTGGCGCAGCCGCGCTGATCCAGAAGCCGATGGGTTCGGATCTTGAAGCTGCGACGGCCATTCTCGATATCTGCCGGACGCGCAACCTCAAGGCAGCCGTCAACTTCCAGCTTCGCTTTGCGCCGATGATGCTGGCGCTGAAAGACGCCATCGCCAAGGGGTACCTCGGCGAGGTCGTCGATTTCGACGCCTGGCTGGCGCTCGCCACCCCCTGGGGCCTGTGGCCGTTCCTCAAACGCCTGCCGCGCATCGAGATCGCCATGCACTCCATCCACTATCTGGACCTGGTGCGCGGCCTGCTCGGCAACCCCTTGGGCGTTCACGCCAAGACGATCGGCCATCCGAACCACGCGGTTGCCCAGACGCGGACGGCTGCGATCCTCGACTATGGCGATCGTGTGCGCTGCGTGCTCTCGGTCAATCACGATCATGATTTCGGCCGCAAGTTCCAGGCCTGCGAGTTCCGCATCTCGGGTACGTCGGGTGCCGCCTATGTGAAGCTCGGCGTCAATCTCGACTATCCCAAGGGCGAGCCGGACGAGCTCTGGATCAAGCCAGCCGGCGGCAGCGAGTGGGTTTCGGTACCGCTCGAAGGCGCTTGGTTCCCCGATGCCTTCGTCAACCGCATGGCCAATCTGCAGCGCTTCGCCACGGGCGAGGACCACGAACTGATCGGCTCGGTGGAGGACGCCTGGCAGACGATGGCCCTGGTCGAGGCCGCCTATCAATCGAGTGCCGCGCCGGCAACGGCGATCGCGCCACTTCCGGGACGCTGA
- a CDS encoding MaoC/PaaZ C-terminal domain-containing protein: MSEQIIHFEDYELGHERLTTGRTITETDFVVHAGHTGDFFPHHMDAEFAKTLPGGQRIAHGTMIFSIGVGLTASLINPVAFSYGYDRLRFVRPVHIGDTIRTRVTISAKEDDPKRPKSGRVVERLEVINQRGEVVLAADHILVVERKA, from the coding sequence ATGTCAGAACAGATCATCCATTTCGAAGATTACGAGTTGGGGCATGAGCGCCTGACGACGGGCCGCACGATCACCGAGACCGACTTCGTCGTCCATGCAGGGCACACCGGCGATTTCTTTCCGCATCACATGGACGCGGAGTTTGCCAAGACCCTGCCGGGCGGCCAGCGCATTGCCCACGGCACAATGATCTTTTCGATTGGCGTCGGGCTCACGGCATCGCTGATCAATCCGGTTGCCTTTTCCTACGGCTATGATCGTCTGCGCTTCGTGCGTCCGGTTCATATCGGCGATACGATCCGCACCCGCGTCACGATTTCTGCCAAGGAGGACGATCCGAAACGGCCGAAGTCGGGGCGCGTCGTGGAACGGTTAGAAGTTATCAACCAGCGTGGCGAGGTCGTCCTTGCCGCCGACCATATCCTGGTCGTCGAACGCAAAGCATGA